The window ACTGCTCAAGTAGAGCAAATTCAAGCTGCAGCTCAAGGTAATGTTACTGGAATGTAAAATACTTTACAATTTCTTTTTTTATTTTTTTTAAAACAAATTGATGTTTTCCAATATTGATTCGTTTTATTTTTAAACAGATAATTATTCTATTAAATTATGGATTTTGATGAGTAATCATTAATAAGATATCAACATACTATTAGCAATATTTCTGTATTGAGTTTAAGCAATAATTAAAATAATTAGGAGTTTTAAATTTGTTTAATAAAAGAATAACGTTGCTCACTTTTTTATTGGTGGGATTATTTGCTGTTTATAGTGTTAGTGCTAGAAATAGCTAATGAAACAACTAACTTATCTGATTTTGAAAATAATGTTTTATTTGTTGATAAAAATATTGAAAATGTCTCTATTACTAAAGATGATTCTAAACTTGAGGATAATAATAATTTATCTGTAGCATATACTGGATTAGACTGTTAAAACTTGGTATTCGATTTACAAGGAACAATTTAATGAAATGAAGAAGAAGGGATGGAAATTAAAATCAGAAATAACTTATACTAAGAGAAATCCAAGAATAAAAGAAGGTATTGGATTAAGTGCATATACATATTCTATATCTAAATGGGTTAAAACATACAAAAAACAGTATATAAAACTAAAAAATATCCAATATATGCAAAAATTGTTTTAAAATCAAATAAACAACCAAAAATTAAAGTATATGCAAAAAATAAAACATTCCATAATAAATATCTAGTAATAGCATACTTATTACATATTATAATCAAGTAATTGTTTAATTACTTGTTTTCCTATTTTTTTATAGATAATTATTTTGTCCTATAATTCAATCTATTTTTTTTAAATATTATGAAAAATATATTATTAGTATATTAAATTAAAAAGTTATCAACTTATTAGGTTGGGTTATTTTTGTTTGATTCATTGAAAAAAAAATTTTCACGTACTGGTGAAAAGTTAGAAGAAGAACTTAAAGAAGAAGCTAGTGAAGAAAACAACATTCAAGAAGAGTTTGGTAGAAAATCTTCATTTTTTTCATTTGGAAAGAAAAAAGAAGAAAAAATCGAAGAAAATTCTAATTTAATTCCTGAAAGCGAAGAATTGGTTGGGGATGTTGAAGAAGAAATTACTGTTAATGAAGAGAAAAAATCTCGATTTTGGAATAGAAATAAAAATAAATCTGTGGATGAAGAGTCTTCTAGTAGTATATTTTCATTTATAAGCGAAAAAACAATAGCTGAAAAACATGTTGAAGATGTTTTATGGGAGCTTGAAATGGGTCTTCTAGAAGGAGACGTGGCTATGGAAGTAGCTAATGCTGTTGTTGAAAGTGTAAAAGAAAATTTAATTGGTAAAAAAATTAAAAGAAGTAATGATATCATAGAATTCACTTATAATGCATTAAAAGATGCAGTATCTGAAATTATTGATATTCCAGGTAAATCAATGACTGAGATGATTGAAGAGAAAAAAGCTAAAGGTGAACCTTTAATTGTCATGTTTGTTGGTATTAATGGTACTGGAAAAACAACTACTATTGGTAAATTAGCTAATTATTATCAAAAAATGGGTTATACTCCAGTTATAGCTGCTTCTGATACTTTTAGAGCTGGAGCTATTGAACAAGTTACTCATCATGCAGAAAATGTTGGTGTTAAAATCATTAAACATAAAAAAGGTTCAGATCCAGCAGCAGTTGCATTTGATGCTGTTGAACATGCTAAAGCTCAAGGTAAGGAATTAGTTTTAATTGATACAGCTGGAAGAATGCAAACTAATATTAACCTTATGGATGAAATGAAAAAAATTAAAAGAGTTTCAAAACCTGATTTAGTTGTATTTGTTGGGGATGCTTTAACAGGTAATGATGCCACACAACAAGCTGCTAAATTCAATGAAGCTATTGATATTGATGGGGTTATATTAACTAAGGCTGATGCTGATAGTAAAGGTGGTGCTTCACTTTCTATTGGTTATGTAATTAAAAAACCTATATTATTCTTAGGTATGGGCCAAGGTTATGATGATATTATGGAATATGATGCTGAATGGATGTTAAATCAATTATTCAGTGATAATTCAGATGATAAAAGTTAAATTAATTGTTTTACTATTAGATATTTAATGAGGTGATATTATTAATAAAAAATGTTTATTTATTTTAATTTTCACGCTATTTTTAACTATTTCAGTTGCATCTGCTAGTGATAACTTAACTAATATTCAATCAAATAGTTCAAATTTAAATTCAACAGAAATCCCTTCAACCGATGTAAGCGATTCAAATTCACAAAATGATATAAACAGTACTGGGGAAAATATTACTCCATCATTTAATGTTATTAGTGATAATACTATATTAAAAGGAGGTAATTTTTCAATTCAATTATGTGATGGACTTGGAAATCCATTATTTAATAAATCAATTATTTTTTCATTAGATAATAAAAATTACATAAGAACTACTGATGATAATGGGGTTGCTTATTTAAAAATTAATTTATCTAAGGGATTTCACACAATAACTTATAAATTTAATGAATCTGGTTTTGTTCCAATTAAGGAATCTTCAAAAATATTAATTATTTTAAATTGTTATTCTAAATTATTTCCAGTTCATACTACAGTATATACCGGAATTGGAGAGTCATTTAAAGTTGCTTTAATTGCAGGTGGGGTTAAATTAGCTAATAAAAGAATTAAGTTTACAGTTAATAGTAAGACTTATTATGCTAAAACTGATAAAAATGGTGTTGCCCAAATAAAACTTAAATTAAAAGGTAAATATTCAGTTAAATATTATTATGCAGGCGAATCCATTATTAAACCATACATCGGCAAATCTAAGATAAATTTTCAATATCAAATTCCAACTAAATTAAAAAAAGCTAGTTTTGAAACATATAGACATAAAATTAAAACTCCATTTAAAGTTAAACTTTTAGATAAACGAGGAAAAATATTAGTTGCTAAAAAAATTAAATTTAAGGTAGGTAAAAAGACTTATGTGCGAAAAACAGATAAGAATGGAATAGCTACTTTAAATATTAAACTTAAAAAGGGAAGTTATAAAATATCTTATTCTTTTTCAAAGACTTCTACTTATAAAAGTTCTAAAGAATCATATAAATTAAAGGTTAAATCATCTATGGCTAGTAATAATGGAATTTGGTTACTTTCAAGTGATATGGATGATATTAATTTAAATAAATTATCTAAATATCATACTAAGCATATTTTTTTAAATGCTTATGCTTTAGAGAGACATGGTAAAGTTAAGGTAGAATCTTTTATTAAAGATGCTAAAAGACATGGAATTAAAGTTCATATTTGGATGCAAGTATTTTATGAAGGTGGAAAATGGATTTCTCCAGTAAATAAAGATGGATCTTACAACTACAAATTTATGAATCAAAAAATCAAATCAGCTAAACAATATGCAAATTTAAAAGGTGTTGCAGGCGTTCATTTTGATTATTTAAGATTCCCAGGTAATGCATATAAACACACAAATGGTGTAAATGCTATTAATTACTTTACTAAAAAGTGTTCTAATGCGGTTCATAAAATTAATTATAAAATCGTTGTTTCAGCAGCAGTAATGCCTGAACCATCTAGCATGAAAAAGTATTATGGTCAAGATATTCCAAAAATAAGTAAATCATTGGATGTTATTATTCCGATGGTTTATAAAGGAAATTATAATCAGGGAAGTTCGTGGATTAAAAAAATTACATCTTCTTTTATAACGCAATCTAAGCACGCTAAAATTTGGACTGGAATTCAAACTTATCAATCTGATTATAAAACTACAAAACTCTCAACTAAATCTCTTTTAAAAGATGCTAAAGCAGCTGCAAATGGGGGTGCAAGGGGAGTTATCTTGTTTAGATATGGTCTTTATAATAATATAAATTTTAATAAAATTTAACTTACCATTTTCTTTTAGATAGTGCTTTAAGCCTTTTCTTTTCTATATTTTTTTCTTTATCTGATTTGTATTGATTGTTTTGTCTATTAGTAATTATTTCATTGTTTCTCATTATGGTTACTAAATTTATGGTATTTCCATCACAGGATAAAACAACTCTAATTTCTTTATATTCTTTTGAGGGAGGAGCTTTAAATACAACTGCATATTTATTTGATTCTAAATGTTCATGACTTATAGGTTCTTCATACATCAGTGTATCTACAATAAATTCGCGACTAATTCCATTATCTGATAATCTTTGATTAAAATGTTTATTTTCAAAACACCAATTGATACTTCCAGTATCTCCCATAATAAATTTATCAAATACATTCATGTGTAAGCTTCCTTTAAATTAATATAGTATTATTGTATATAGTGTAGTATATATTTTTTTAGAGGATTAATATTATGAATAGACAAGCTCAATGGGAATCATCATTATCATTTATTTTTGCAATGATTGGTGCAGCAGTTGGGTTGGGAAATATTTGGCGTTTTAGTTATGTAGTATATTCTAATGGTGGGGGTTCATTTTTTATCCCATATTTTTGTGCAATACTCATTATGGCCATTCCATTTTTAATATTAGAATATGGTATTGGATTTAAGTTTAAAAAATCTTTTTCGAATATTTTAAAATCAATAAACCCTCGTTTTGAAATTATTGCATGGATTTTGGTTTTGTTGGTCTTTGTTGTCACTATTTATTATATTGTGATTTTAAGTTGGGATTTTATTTATTTCATATCAAGTTTTAATTTTACTTGGGGTGCAAACACTGCAAATTATTTTACAAACTTTGTAGGGGGAAGTTCTAATTTAGCTAATGTTAGTTTTTTATTATTACCTACTTCTATTGCAGTTGGGGTATTGTGGTTTATATTATGGATTATTTCACGCAAACCAGTTGATAGGGGGATTGGTTTAGTTTCAAAAATTTTAATCCCTTCTTTGTTTATTATAATGGCTATTATTGTATTATATTCTTTAACACTACCAGGTGCAAGTATTGGTGTTGATACTCTTTTAAAACCTAATTGGAAAACGCTTTTAGATATAAATATATGGTTAGCTGCATTTGCACAAATTATTTTCTCTTTAAGCATGGGTCAAGCTATTGCACTTACTTATGCTAGTTATCTTCCTGAAAATTCTAAATTAATTGATAATGTTTTTGTAGTTGTCTTTTCAAATTCATTTTTTGAAATATTTACAGCATTTGGGGTTTTTTCAATATTGGGGTTCATGTCATTTACAAATAATGTAGCTATTGAGAAGTTGATAAGTGAAGGAACAGGTTTAATATTTATTGTATTTCCAAGAATTTTTAATGTAATGGGTTCTTTTGGTAGAATATTAGCTCCATTATTATTTTTAGCTATTTTATTTGCAGGTATTACATCTGCATTAGGATTTTTTGAACCTATTTTAAATACAATATCTAATAAATTTAATTGGACACGTAAAAAAACCTCTGGAATTTTATGTATTCTAGGTTGTACATTTTCATTATTATTGACAACAGGGATTAGTAGTTATCTTGTTGGAATTATTGATTCATTTGTAAATCAATTTGGTATTTTACTTTTAATTGGTATTCAAAGCATAGTATTTGGATATTTTTACGGTGTTGAAAAAATTTTACCTATTTTAAATCAGAATTCAACAATTAAAGTGGGGAAAACATGGGTATTTATTATTAAATATTTTTTACCTGTTGTTTTGATTGGAATGTGGGTTATAGGTATTATTAAATTGTTTAGTAACGCTTCATTATTCGAAGTGATTATTGATTTGATTATTGTTTTTTGTGTTTTATTAAGTTCTATTATATTAACAAAAACTAAGATTTCTGACAAAACTAAATTTATTATTATTATTTTTTAATATTAAGCTTTAGAAGCGATTAATTTTTTTTATTTGAATAAATTTTCTAAAAATCTTTATATTGAACTTATTGTAAATATAAGGCTATATTTAGAAGAAGTTTCATTTATGGATCAGTTAAATGTTGTGACAGTTATTATTAGAAAAAATAGTAAAATTTTAGCCACAAAAGAGGTTATTTATACTGTTTTTTAGAGGGAGTTATAGACTAATTATCTGTCTGATAATAATTCTCCACCAACTCCAACATTTTCTTTTGGATATGATTGAATAAGTACTGTTATAGCTTCAGTTGGTAAGTCATAACTTTCAGCAACTATTTTACTAACTTTTTTAACCATTTTTCTTTTTGCTTCTGTTGTAATTCCTTCATTTCCAGCAATTGTTATAACTGGCATTATTATTACCTCTAATTTAAATATATTAATAATGAGGATATATATTACATTAGCTAGTTAAATAGTTATTTATTTATAAATATAGGTTTGATTAAAAATGCTTGGCGAAAAGGAACTAATAAAATTATTCCCTGATTTTGCTGATTTAGTGCAACCTTCAGGTATAGATTTAGCTCTAGATAAAGTTTACACACAGGAAAGTGAAGGTTCACTTATTGATAATGAAAAGAATTTACCTAAAATTAAAGAAATAAAAGGCCCAATTTACACTTTAAAACCACATACTGCTTATTTAGCAAGTATTGATAGGAAAATTAAAATTCCGAAAGGTTATACAATGTTATATCTTCCAAGATCAACGCTACTTCGTTCATTTATATCAGTTCAAACAGCAGTGGGGGATCCGGGGTTTTTTGGAACATTAATGTTTATGGTTTACAATCATGGGGATTTTGAATATAAGATTAAAAAAGGAGACAGAATAGCTCAAGCTGTTGTGTTTTCTGTTGAGGGCTCTGGAGAATATGATGGTTCTTATCAGGAGGAAGAATTATGAATGTTGCTGAGAAATTAGTGGAAATCTTAGAGGAAGAAAAGATTGAACATATTTTTGGAATACCTGGTGAACAAATAATGCCAATGTATAAAGCTTTAAGTGAATCTGAGATTCAACATATTTTAACAAGGCATGAACAAGCTGCAGCTCATGCTGCTGATGCATACTACCGTTCAAGTGGTAAAGTTGGTGTTTGTATTTCAACAGCTGCTCCAGGGGCACTTAATTTTACAATGGCATTAGCCACCGCTTTTAAAGATAGTATTCCAATATTGGTTTTAACAGGAGATAATGATTTAGATAAAAGAAATACTGATTATTTTCAATCAATTCCTCAATTTGAGATGTTTAAGCATATTACTTCAGAGTCATTTTCTCCACTTAATGGAACAGAGGCAGTATTTTGTTTAAGAGTAGCTTTATTCTATCTTAAAAATAATCCAAAAGGTCCGATTCATATTAACTTATCAAAGGATGTTCTTTTATCTGAAGAATTTGAAGATCATGATTTATGTACTTTATGTGAAAATGACTTGTCAAAAATAGTTGATGCTCAAAAACTCATTGATAAAGCTCAAAAACCTTTATTTATTTTAGGTGCTGGTGCAGTATCCCAAAAAATAGCCATTAGAGCTTTTGCTGAGATGTATAAAATTCCTGTAGTTACTACATTTCATGGAAGGGGAATTTTAGATGAAAGTGATGATTTAAACTTAGGAATGATTGGAATTAGATCCACTCCTAGAGCTAAATTTGCTTATGAAAATTCTGATTGTATTATTGCATTAGGTATTAAGGCTAGTGAGAGAACCTTACAAGAAATTCCAGATTATTTAATACATGTAAACATTAATAAGGATGTTTTAGTAGGTAAATATCCAATTCATGGAAAAGTTGAAGATTTCTTACTGGAAATAAATCTTAAAAAAGCTGATTGGTTAGATGAAATCCTGAAAATACCTAATGAAATTGAAATCGAAGGAATTTATGATGATTTAAAACCACAAGCTGCAATTAATTCAATTTTAAATAAATATCCAAATAATATTGTTGTCTCTGATGCTGGTAGTCACACTACTTGGACTACTCTTTTAAAGAAATGCAATGATTCAGGTAAACTAATATTTTCTGGTGGATTCGCTCCTATGGGGTATGCTATTCCAGCAGCTATTGGGGTAGCTATAGCTAATTTGGATGAAAAAATCATTGTGATAAATGGGGATGGGGATTTTCAAATGAATCTTCAAGAATTAGCTACTATTAAAGATAATAATTTAAATATTATTATTTTCATAATCGATAATTCAGAGTTTTCAATTCTTCGCCAATGGCAAGAGTCATTTTATGATATGGATCCTTATCAAGTCGAATTAAATAATCCTGACTTTTTAAAATTAGCTAGTTCTTATGGTATTGATGCTGTGTGTGTTGATAATATTGAAGATTTAGAATTAGTGTTAAATAAGGAGGTTAAAGGACCATTGGTTGTTGATGTAAAGGTATTAAGTGAGGATATACCTCTTCCTTAATTCTATTTTTTTAAATATTTTTCAACATACTCTTTTGCTATTAAATCAAGATTATTTTCTTTTTCAAATGGTGCAAAGAAATAATCTTCATTTTCTTTATAAATAATCCCAATTGCTTTGACTTCGCCATTAAAATGACTATTTTTATAGCTAATTTTTGATGTTTTAAAAACAAAGGTTAGTCCGAAGATTTCTCTAAAAGAAATTCTTTCCTTGGAAGTTATCTCAAATACGTCTTTCAAGATTTTTTTCCCTTTATAATTCATTTTTAACATCTCTTATGAATTTTCTAATTTCTTTTTTAGAAAGTAGTTCCAAAGTCGGTTTAATTAATTTTAAAAGATTTATTTTAATGTTTCCTTTTCCTTTAAAATCAATAATTTCTTCAGTAAAACAAGGTTCTGCACTTAATTTTGCATTTGGAAATGTGTTACTAATTAACAATGAAACAATCCAAATATATCCAATATATTTAACAGTATCTGAATAACTAGTTAAACCTAATATAACATGATTTTCTAAACTTTCAACTTTAACGCATTTTAAAAATTTATTTAAAAATATTTTAAAATCTTTTAAAAAAGGTTTAGATAGCTTATAGATTTTTTTAAAGTCTTTATCTTCACTTTTATCTTCAAGTAGTGTAATTGAGTAAATTTTAATTCTTTTTAAAATAAGTATATTTACAAAACCTTCAAATTTAGGTCCTGTTTTTTTGTAATTAATGGATATTTTAATTCCTATATATAAAAAAATAATAATAAATAGAATGATTATTAAAATAATCATTGCTAGGATGTTTAACATATAAGATAATCCTTATTCTTCATTAACTTTTTCTTCATTAGTGGTGAATTCAGGTTCAATATACTCTTCTTCGTTGTAGTATTCTCCTTGTTGATTACTTAGATAATTTTTAACTAAATCGGTAATTATTAATCCTAAATCTGATAATGCTTTGTTGGTTTCAGTTCCTTTACTTAAATCAAGTACACGAACCCCTTCAGCATCGTTTCCTCTTTTAGGCAACATAACCATAGATATTGGTTCTACTCCAGCACCAGCACCAGCAACATCATTGTTACTTTGTCCTAGAACATTTTCCCCAACACCAAAAGCTACTCCCATTCTCATCACTGGAATAAGTATTTTATCTTCAGTTTCAATTGGAGTACCGATGATATTGTCTACATTAATAAGTTTATGTAATTCTTCAACAGTTGTTTTAATATTATCTGTCATTTTGTCACATCCTATCTACTTATAGATTATATTTATTATTATATTTTAAATATTTTTAGAAAAAAAGTAGTTTTTTATAATTTTTCAAAAAAGAGAAAAAAAGCAGAATCATAAATATGATTCTGTAATTGATGCCACACCAGCACCAGCATCATCAATTATTCCAAATCCTTTTAAAGTCATTCCAATAGCTCCAAAGGTTTGTAATAATTCTTTGTATGAAATATTTCCCATGTGTCCTATTCTGAAAATATTCCCTTTTAAATGATCTTGCCCACCAGCTAATTCTACACCATATTTGCCACGTACAGTACCTCTAAATTCAGAATCACTAATTCCTTCTGGCATTTTAACAGCAGTAACAGTGGCTGAAGAAACAGCTTCATCAGCAAACAGTTCTAAACCTAAAGCTTTAACTGCACTTACACTAGCTTTAGCAGCTTTGTGGTGACGTGCAATTCTTTCATTTAATCCTTCTTCTTTAATTATTTTTAATGCTTCATTCATTGCATAAACTAATGATACGGATGGTGTGTATGGGGTTTCAGGAGGTATTTTATCCCCACTTTTCCTTATAGCTTTCATATCTAAATAATATGTATTATTTTCAACTTTATCAACAGCTTTCCATGCATCATCGCTTAAAGTAATTGCAGCCATACCTGGGGGTGCAGCAATACATTTTTGAGATCCAGTAAGACAAACATCAACTCCAAATTTTTCTACATCTACTTTATCTCCTCCAAGGGAGGATACTGTATCTACAATGTATAATGCATCATAATTTTTCATAATTTTTCCAATTTCTTCAATAGGTGCAGTTACTCCAGTTGAGGTTTCATTGTGAATTACAGAAACAGCTTTAATATCTTCATCAGCATTTAATGCTTCTTCAATTTGTTTAGGTGATACAGCAGTTCCCCATTCAATAGCTAACTCTTTAGTTTCGATTCCATTAGCATTAGCTATTTTCATGAAACGTTCTCCAAATTTTCCACCAACTACATTTAATATTTTTTCTCCAGGAGCTACAGTATTAGCAATTCCAGCTTCCATTGCAGCAGTTCCAGATCCTGTTATTAAATACGATTTATTTGGAGTTTGAAAAACTTCACTCATTAATTGTGTTGTTTCGGTTAAGATTTCACCAAATTTAGCGCTTCTGTGGTTTACAACAGCCTTGGACATAGCATTAAGGACTCGTGGGTGCACTGTTGTTGGTCCAGGAAGCATTAATAAAATATCATCCATTAAATTTCCTCCGTATTATAAAAGATTAGCTTATATTTTCCAATCTAGTATCAATTTTATTTTTTATTATTTTTAAAGATTATGAAAATTACATATTAGGGGTCTGTCAATTTTTCAGGAATTGGTTTTGTTTTTCGATTTCTTCATCTTTTTGGCGTAATATCTGATTGGATATTTTTTTATATTCCTTAGACATTCTATTTCCAAGGTAGTTTTCTATTTGATTTTTAGCAGGATCTAATTTTCCTTTGTGTCTTTTTTTAATGAGTTGCATGTATTTTTTTGCATTCTGGGAAAATTCCGTTTTGTCACGGATAATAAAAACTTTAACAGCCATGAACATAAGTTATCATTCCATTATATATTAAATTCAGGTTTTTTAGAAATCAATATTGGCATGTACATAATAACGATTTTACAGTTATTTAAGGTTAGAATTAAAGGCAATTCACGGTTTAACCAGCATATTAAACTTAAAAAGATTATTAAGATGTTTTAATATATTAATAAAATAACAGTTTTGCAATTATCAACAAAGGATTTCAAAAATATAATTTATCATAAGCGACAAACTAAATATATTCAATGTTAAACTATGAGTGATGAAAATGGACTTTGGTCTTTGGGAAATATTTTATAAAGAAATTTTAGATGACTTCGGATTCAGTCGTGAAGAGGATGAGAATTCTGCAAAAGTTTTAGATGAGATTTTATCACAAGAAGGATGCTTAACTTTAGATGATTTATCTCAGATAGTTGGATTTTCAGATAAATATATTGTATTTGGAGCTGGTCCTTCACTTAAAAGCCATATTAAAAAGCTAAAGGCAGAATATGATTTAAATGATTATGTGTTGGTTGCTGCTGATGGGGCTACAAGTGCAATGATTGAAGAAAGGTTGTCTCCGGATATTGTAGCTACTGATTTAGATGGGAATATTGATGATATTTTATTAGCTAATTTAAAGGGGGCCAATATAGCTATTCATGCACATGGTGATAATTTAGATCAAATTGCACGATTATCTTCATTTTTTAACAATGTGTTAGGAACAACACAGGCTCAACCTCGTGGAAATTTATATAATTTTGGAGGTTTTACAGATGGGGATAGGGCAATGTTTTTATCTGTTGCACTTGGAGCTAGCGAAATCACGCTTGCAGGAATGGATTTTGGTGATGTTGTAACTAAATACTCAAGGCCAAACTTACAATCAAATTTAGCTGAAGCTGATGAGTTTAAGAAGAAAAAACTTAAATATGCGGAGAAATTTATAAATTTGATATGTGAAAATGAGAACGTTAAAATAGTTAATTTAATAGAATAATATATTAACAAGTTTTATGAGTTGAAAAAATGGGAATTGAAGATATTTTAATGTATGATGAAACAATTTTTCAAAATATAAATGCCTTTGATCCAGATTACATGCCTCCAGATTATAATCATAGGGATACTCAAATGGAAGCTATGGCAATGGCAATAAGGCCTGCTATGAAGGGAGGACAACCATCTAATTCAATTGTTTTAGGTTCCCCAGCAACAGGAAAAACAACAGCTATTCATAAAATTTTTGAATTGGTTGAAAAGAAAACAGAAAAGGTTATTTGTGTTTATATTAATTGTCAATTACATACTACTCGTTTCGGAATATTCTCTCAAATATTTAAAAAAATTTTTGGCCATATGCCTCCTGAAACTGGCGTTCCATTTTCAAGAATTTATGATCAAATCATGAAATATCTTCAGAAAAATGAAAAATCATTAGTAATAGCTTTGGATGATGTTAATTATTTATTTCAGAGTAAAAATGCTAATAAAATATTTTATGACATTTTAAGAGCATATGAAGAGTATCCTACTGTTAAAACCTCTATTTTTGCAATTTTATCTGATTTGGAATTTAAATATGCTTTTGATAAAAATGTTAACACTGTTTTTATTCCTCAGGAAATAACATTTCCTCCTTATACTTATTCTGAGGTGGAAGATATTCTAAAAAAAAGGGCAGATGTAGGATTTTTCCCAACTGTATTAAATCAAGATATTTTAGAAAAAATAGCTATGTATACTTATGATAAAGGTGATTTAAGAATTGGTATTAATCTTTTAAAGTCTTGTGGTAATATTGCTGAGGCTGATGCAAGTCGTGAAATTTTAGAAGAACATTTTAATCAAGCTGTTGATTCATTAGTTTCTATTAATATTTCTGAAACCATTAAGTCTCTTAAAGATATTGAAAGATCATTACTTAGAATAGTTGCTAATTTTGATGAAATTTTAACAGCCGGTAAATTATTTGATTTATTAAAAGAAAAAGAGAATATTAGTTATGCTACATTTAATAGAACTTTGGATAAGTTAGAATTTTTAAGATTAATTGATACTAAATTTACAGGAAAAGGGGCTAGAGGAAATTCTAGAGAAATTATTTTACGTTTTAACCCCAAAAATTATAAAATCTAATTTTCCTGTAATATATTATTCTGTCAACATTAGATTGCATGGTTTTGCTTGTAGTCTAATGGCAGCTTAAGGGTTTGGCATTGTTTTTATGAATGTTCAATCTTAATATATGAAATTAGGATTTTGAGCTGCAACAGAAATAACAGATAAAAGTAATACTGTAATTACTACAAGCATTACCATGCAAGCTTGAATATCATAACCACTAAAATTTAATTCATCTTTTATTGTAGTTTTTTTTCTTAAATCTGCTTTTAAACTTGTATCTTTATTAGAAAATATCATCACAATCACATCACTATATTTAAAATTGTTAAAACGGAATATATAATAAAAGAGAAAGAGCATTTGAAAAGTAATAGTGTGGTGGAATTATGAATAAATTTGAGTATTTTGATGTAACTGCGGATATTGGATTTTATGCATATGGAAATAATTTAAATGAAGCATTTGAAAATGCAGGATTAGCTATTTTTAATATTATTTCTGACACATCTAATATTAAGGCGGAAATTGAAAAAACATTTGAAATAACTTCTGAAGATGAAGTTTCACTTTTATATGACTATTTAGAGGAATTACTATTTCTTCATGAAAT of the Methanobrevibacter oralis genome contains:
- a CDS encoding thiamine pyrophosphate-binding protein, with the protein product MNVAEKLVEILEEEKIEHIFGIPGEQIMPMYKALSESEIQHILTRHEQAAAHAADAYYRSSGKVGVCISTAAPGALNFTMALATAFKDSIPILVLTGDNDLDKRNTDYFQSIPQFEMFKHITSESFSPLNGTEAVFCLRVALFYLKNNPKGPIHINLSKDVLLSEEFEDHDLCTLCENDLSKIVDAQKLIDKAQKPLFILGAGAVSQKIAIRAFAEMYKIPVVTTFHGRGILDESDDLNLGMIGIRSTPRAKFAYENSDCIIALGIKASERTLQEIPDYLIHVNINKDVLVGKYPIHGKVEDFLLEINLKKADWLDEILKIPNEIEIEGIYDDLKPQAAINSILNKYPNNIVVSDAGSHTTWTTLLKKCNDSGKLIFSGGFAPMGYAIPAAIGVAIANLDEKIIVINGDGDFQMNLQELATIKDNNLNIIIFIIDNSEFSILRQWQESFYDMDPYQVELNNPDFLKLASSYGIDAVCVDNIEDLELVLNKEVKGPLVVDVKVLSEDIPLP
- a CDS encoding GerW family sporulation protein, with product MTDNIKTTVEELHKLINVDNIIGTPIETEDKILIPVMRMGVAFGVGENVLGQSNNDVAGAGAGVEPISMVMLPKRGNDAEGVRVLDLSKGTETNKALSDLGLIITDLVKNYLSNQQGEYYNEEEYIEPEFTTNEEKVNEE
- a CDS encoding pyridoxal-phosphate-dependent aminotransferase family protein; translated protein: MDDILLMLPGPTTVHPRVLNAMSKAVVNHRSAKFGEILTETTQLMSEVFQTPNKSYLITGSGTAAMEAGIANTVAPGEKILNVVGGKFGERFMKIANANGIETKELAIEWGTAVSPKQIEEALNADEDIKAVSVIHNETSTGVTAPIEEIGKIMKNYDALYIVDTVSSLGGDKVDVEKFGVDVCLTGSQKCIAAPPGMAAITLSDDAWKAVDKVENNTYYLDMKAIRKSGDKIPPETPYTPSVSLVYAMNEALKIIKEEGLNERIARHHKAAKASVSAVKALGLELFADEAVSSATVTAVKMPEGISDSEFRGTVRGKYGVELAGGQDHLKGNIFRIGHMGNISYKELLQTFGAIGMTLKGFGIIDDAGAGVASITESYL
- a CDS encoding 6-hydroxymethylpterin diphosphokinase MptE-like protein, whose protein sequence is MDFGLWEIFYKEILDDFGFSREEDENSAKVLDEILSQEGCLTLDDLSQIVGFSDKYIVFGAGPSLKSHIKKLKAEYDLNDYVLVAADGATSAMIEERLSPDIVATDLDGNIDDILLANLKGANIAIHAHGDNLDQIARLSSFFNNVLGTTQAQPRGNLYNFGGFTDGDRAMFLSVALGASEITLAGMDFGDVVTKYSRPNLQSNLAEADEFKKKKLKYAEKFINLICENENVKIVNLIE
- a CDS encoding ORC1-type DNA replication protein, with protein sequence MGIEDILMYDETIFQNINAFDPDYMPPDYNHRDTQMEAMAMAIRPAMKGGQPSNSIVLGSPATGKTTAIHKIFELVEKKTEKVICVYINCQLHTTRFGIFSQIFKKIFGHMPPETGVPFSRIYDQIMKYLQKNEKSLVIALDDVNYLFQSKNANKIFYDILRAYEEYPTVKTSIFAILSDLEFKYAFDKNVNTVFIPQEITFPPYTYSEVEDILKKRADVGFFPTVLNQDILEKIAMYTYDKGDLRIGINLLKSCGNIAEADASREILEEHFNQAVDSLVSINISETIKSLKDIERSLLRIVANFDEILTAGKLFDLLKEKENISYATFNRTLDKLEFLRLIDTKFTGKGARGNSREIILRFNPKNYKI
- a CDS encoding archease — its product is MNKFEYFDVTADIGFYAYGNNLNEAFENAGLAIFNIISDTSNIKAEIEKTFEITSEDEVSLLYDYLEELLFLHEIDFMLFSYFKVEIKKDSKYYLRANIKGESIDWNKHERKSEIKAITYHLMSVDVSDKVKLQVIVDL